TTCCTCGTCCCAAAGCAAGCAAGCAGCCTGAGCGCTAGTTGATCGATCAACTAGCCAGCCAAGGAGCGGAGTGAGAGTGTGAGGAAGATGTTCGGGTGGATGACGCCGCCGCAGCTCAAGGGGAAGGTGGTGCTCATGCGCAGGAACCTCCTCGACTTGAACCACTGGCAGCAACCCGTGAGCCACGACACCTGGGACGAGGTCACCACCAAAGGCGTCACCTGCCAGCTCATCAGCTCCACCGTCGCCGACCCGAGTAAGGAGCATCTAAGCGCATCCGTCCATATCCTATGTGTTTATATTTACGGGATTCTTAAATCTCCGACCGCGACCTAATTAACCAAGTCATAGTCGATGCTACATTCACAAGATCAAACGTGAAGATTCGTGTAAAAAAAttaatttttttctttcttttctatATGCTCGGTCACTTGACCGAGACATTGGTTAAATCTTAGTCGACTAAGATCTAGCGACACTCTTATACTTAAGAAGAGGCAAATGCATATTATTTCCTTTTCCAAAATAGAGGGAAAAAAGACGTCAATACACATCTTACGTTCCCTCATGGGGCGGCCCGAACGAACAATTGTTCCCCGACCAGTTAGGAAGGAATTAACGTTTTAGTTTGCTAAAGAGAACACTCCAATCGAACGCTTCGGAATTGTCATGCGAAAACAGATAAAATGGCCATGCCGTTGTATAAGGATTGCCATGTTTCAAAGTAAAAATTGTCATGTTGTATAAAAGGATTGTCAGCAAATTGCTTATGCTATGGAAGAGTAATTTCCATAAGTTTTCAGGGGTTTGTCATAATTGCAACATGCAGAATTTCAGTCTAAAAAGAATGCTCCGAATTTGCCATGCTGGCTGCAGGGAAATTGCCATGCTACATCAACAACAACAAATTAAAATTGCAATGATGTAAACATACAAATTGGCATCCCTAATGTTCGCTTAGAAGGATGCGTGAGAGTGAATGGTTCGCACAAGGGATGCAAAGTGCTGGGCTCTTTCGTTCAGACGTCAAATTTTTAACATTCCCAGGAAAAAAAAACTTGGTCTCTCCATCGATTGATACACACCTCCTTCATTTATGTATAGCTAGTAACCCCCCGCAAAGTGATTAAGCAAGCTATCGATCGCATATATGGATGCAGATGATGAGAGTGGCACCCGGGGTCTCTTGGGCGAAGAGGAGCGGGTTGAGCACTGGGTGCTCCACTTGCCCCCGATCAACCACGGCGATACCACCTACGATGTCACCTTTGACTGGGACGTGAAGAAGCAAGGCATTCCTGGCGCCGTCATCGTTCGGAACTACCATGCCACCCAGTTCCTCCTCAAGACCATCACCATCGACGACATCCCCGGCCACGCCGGCCCCATCGTCTTCGTCGCAAATTCATGGGTCTATAACACCAACAAGTACCACTACGACCGAGTCTTCTTCACCAACGACGTAAGTGTGCTCGCCTAGCTCTAGTTGGACATATTCATGTATCAGTTTCATGAACCTTTCTCATTTATATAAAATAAAGTACTCCGCTACATGCAAATCTAACGTTAGGTTTTTTGACATGACAAATCGAACGTTTTTCATGGTAAATTATGTTAAGCGAGGATGACAAGTTTAGTTGACGAGCATGGCAAATCTGTCTCAATTCATTTTTTGTCATCAAATTGTCATGCTTAACAACTAAATTTATCGTCATCGCACCAATATAAATTGCCATAAAACATCAAATTTGTTATGCCTAAAAATTTGACGTTAGATTTTTAGTGTTTCTCTGAAAATAAAAGGAGGATAAACACCGACTTCCTCATCGGACCATGAACAATTAATAAGTGAACTGAACAATCATGACATGCAATGCAGACGTACCTGCCAAGCGAGATGCCGACGTTGTTGCAGCCGTTCCGAGAGGACGAGCTCCGGATCCTGCGAGGGGACGACCCCAGGCAGAAGAACGGCGCCTATGAGGAGCACGACCGCGTCTACCGCTACGACCTCTACAACGACCTCGGCGATCCAGACCACAAGAACCCTCGCCCCACCCTCGGCGGCCCGGACAGCTTGTACCCATACCCGCGCCGAGGCCGCACCGGCAGGAAGCCCATGGTGACCGACCCCACGTGCGAGAGCAGGAACGTCTTACCCGTGCTCCAACAGTTCTATGTCCCCCGCGACGAGAACTTCAACCATGTCAAGAAAGCCGACTTCACGGCCTACCTCATCAAGGCCATCTCCGGCGGCATCCTCCCCCTCCTCCGCCAGCAGTTCGACTCCGTCTCGCCGCGCGAGTTCGACGACTTCGAGGACATGTACAAGCTCTACGAAGGCGGGCTTAAGATCCCCGACATCCCCGCCCTGGACGAGCTGTTCAAATCGTTCCCGCCGCTGAGGAGCATCATGCCGGCCGGCGGGGACTTCCTCCTCAAGATGCCCATGCCGCATGTCATCAAGGAGGACAAGCTCGCGTGGCGGACGGACGAGGAGTTCGCCCGGGAGATGCTCGCCGGCCTCAACCCACACATCATCACCCGCCTGAAGGTGTTCCCTCCGAGGAGCACGCTTGAAGGGTACGGTGACCAGACGAGCAAGATCACGGTGGAGCACATCCAACACAACCTCGGCAAGCTCAGCGTCGACAAGGCAATCGACGCCAAGAGGCTCTTCATCCTAGACCACCACGACAACTTCATGCCTCACCTGCTAAAGATCAACAGTCTTCCAAACACATTCGTCTACGCCACCAGGACGCTTCTTTTCCTGCAAGACGACGGCACTCTCAAGCCAATCGCCATCGAGCTCAGCAAGCCCCTACTTAACGACCTCGGCACCAAAGTGGTCGGCGCCGACAGCAAGGTCTACACGCCCCCCTCCTGTGGCTCGGAGTCGGAGAGGGCTGTCCAAGACACCATCTGGCAGCTGGCCAAGGCCTACGCCGCCGTGAACGATTCCGCGTGGCACGGCCTCATCAGCCACTGGCTCCATACGCACGCAGTCATCGAGCCGTTCGTGATCGCCACCAACCGGCAGCTCAGCGTCACGCATCCCATCCACAAGCTCCTGCAGCCACACTACCGCGACACCATGACCATCAACGCCCTGGCACGCCAAGTCCTCATTAGCGCTGGTGGCTTCTTCGAGATGACGGTCTGTCCAGGTGAGCACGCACTGAGAATCTCCTCTGAAGTCTATAGGAACTGGAACTTCACCGAGCAGGCACTGCCGGTAGACCTGATCAAGAGAGGTGTGGCGAAGGAGGACACGGAGAGCCCGTGCGGAGTGTCGCTGCACATCAAGGACTATCCGTACGCGGTGGATGGGTTGGCCGTCTGGTCGGCCATCGAGACTTGGGTCGACGAGTACTGCAGGATCTACTACCCCTGTGATGACGTGCTTCGGTCCGACGTCGAGCTACAGGCATGGTGGAAGGAGGTGCGTGAGGTCGGCCATGGCGACATCAAAGACCAGCCCTGGTGGCCCAAGATGACAACCGTGAACGAGCTCGTCAGGTCATGTGCCACCATCATCTGGATCGCCTCTGCGCTGCATGCGGCCGTCAACTTTGGCCAGTACTCATACGCCGGCTACCTCCCCAACCGTCCGACGGTGAGCCGACGGCAGATGCCGGAGCCGGGCACCAAGGAGTACAAGGAGGTGGAGACTGACCCGGACCTGGCCTTCATCCACACCATCACGAGCCAGCTCCAAAGCATCATTGGAGTGTCGGTGATCGAGGTCCTGTCCAACCACTCCTCCGACGAAGTCTACCTGGGGCAGCGCGATGAGCCAAAGTGGACATCAGATGTGAAGGCGAAAAAGGCGTTCGAGGACTTCAGCCAGAAGTTGATCGACATCGAGAAGAGAATCATGAATATGAACGCGAATCGCCAACTCAAGAACCGGAATGGGCCAGCAAAATTCCCCTACATGCTTCTCTACCCCAACACATCTGACATCGATGGTGAGAGCGCCACCGGGATCACAGCCAAGGGCATCCCCAACAGCATCTCCATCTGATGAATGTTATGGCGTTATGTTATTGTTGTATATTTCCCATTTCAAATAAGGAACGCTGCATGTGCACGTTCATGAGTGGCCAGAAGCGTGCTCGTTCACGTTGAGGCGAGTTGTGTTTATTTTCCTGTTGATGAAGCTGTTTTGGCCGCAATGCAAAGCCCGTGGGATGGCACGGATGAAGGGTTGTGGTCGGCCAGTGTGTTGAGCTGGACCGTATATATGTTGAATAAAGCAAGCGAGTGTCTATTTGCATGTCTACTGATTTTGAATTTGACATTAGTCAGATTTTCTTCATAACGACACATGTTGATGGTTTTGCTGATGTCGACCACTTTTTCCTCCGAAGtgttttgttttctcttttctctcTGTTTTTAGATGTTTTCATGCAAAAAACTTGTTCATGGCAACCATAATTTTTGTTCATTCTTTTCTCCTGAGATGGTAACTTTTGCTCATATTACTTTCCTTCTTCGGTTCACCACCGCTTCATGGTATTACGATTTTCCATGTGATATTTTTGTCCATGCTAGTTGTTTCTTGTTCTATAAATTTTGTTCACGGTTGTGATGATTTTGGCTCAAATTAATTTACGAAAAGtgtaacgcccacacgtgtgggcgttagccaaCTCACCCACACGCCTCCATCATCGTCCAGTAACttctgcacgaatcttggcacgAATTAACTGATTTGTATGTCACGTAGGACAACTCGCGTGTGTGGTGTCTGAGAGAGGTCGCCCACACATCCGTTTTACCACACGGAGGGgccggtgtgtgggcgtttagcagttcgcccacacaccagttttcagtcacgcacaagggctggtgtgtgggcgtttgtCATCTCGCCCACACACCCGCCTCCTCTCCCACACTCAAGCTGCCAGTTGCCATGCGTTTTGCAGTGTACATGGCAAATTGCCCTAGCGTGCACGTAAGCAGATGGCTCTTTCTTTTTaaatggcaactgccctagcgtgcttgcactagtagaaaaaggacctttagtcccggttcataagggcctttagtcccggttcttacacgaaccgggactaaaggccctccacgtggccgctgcctggaggtccacctttagtcccggttggtaacaccaaccggtactaaaggaaattttatgattttttatgattttttttattttcaaatttctgaattattttaacctgtaatctctaatcaccctcatcactgctcaatttaacctctaatctctaatcacccctcatcattccaaatcatctaacttcccggacagtcacccatcctctcactactccagcctgagcaggcttaacttccgggttctattctccctcgtttccaagtctgcacttgttgttttcctgacaataataaaatgtcaatcctattaaccctcaggaatttagcttgagcatgaagtcacacatttcactgtttgagtttgaaactattgttctaaaaaacaataattatttagtaacactaatattttttgaataagtagtttgaccatagtttgaccacagtttgaccagatttgaccaaaattaaaaaaactgaaataattatttagtaacactaatatttcttgaataattagtttgaccattttttgaccacagtttgaccacagtttgaccagatttgaccaaaattcaaaaaaactgaaataattatttagtaacactaatattcttgaataattatttagtaacactaatacttcttgaataagtagtttgaccatagtttaaccaaatttaaccaaaattcaaaaaaaacagaaatttgagcataactttttttctttttagaatttgagaattctaaaaatttgcaaacagacCGTAGGCaatcaaaatcggatgcggatttttgtgctgaacattttgatatattatacgttttttctgacatcgtatgcaaaagttatagccgttttacattttccctacactttttgcaaaacatgtccaaatttaagtttttaaattttcctaactagtacatgtagtaacataactacatgtggaaggattttaatttttgaagtttttatcattttcttttgctttttacatgAAAAGGCGATCCATGGGGGGGgatagagtttgaaaatgggacctttagtaccggttcgtgccatgaaccggtactaatgcctcaaaccccattagtaccggttggtggctcgaaccgggactaaaggtctaaactttagtaccggtttgcctcaaaccccattagtaccggttggtggctcgaaccgggactaaaggtctaaactttagtaccggttggtgccacgaaccggtactaatgggcatcgcaccctttagtcccggttcgtggcaccaaccgggactaaaggtcccatttgaaccgggactaatgcctgtacggtgccctagctgctcgaaccgggactaatgctcacattagtcccggtgcattagtcccggttcgtaatgcaaccgggattaatgctcttttctggccg
The sequence above is a segment of the Aegilops tauschii subsp. strangulata cultivar AL8/78 chromosome 6, Aet v6.0, whole genome shotgun sequence genome. Coding sequences within it:
- the LOC109766078 gene encoding putative linoleate 9S-lipoxygenase 3 is translated as MFGWMTPPQLKGKVVLMRRNLLDLNHWQQPVSHDTWDEVTTKGVTCQLISSTVADPNDESGTRGLLGEEERVEHWVLHLPPINHGDTTYDVTFDWDVKKQGIPGAVIVRNYHATQFLLKTITIDDIPGHAGPIVFVANSWVYNTNKYHYDRVFFTNDTYLPSEMPTLLQPFREDELRILRGDDPRQKNGAYEEHDRVYRYDLYNDLGDPDHKNPRPTLGGPDSLYPYPRRGRTGRKPMVTDPTCESRNVLPVLQQFYVPRDENFNHVKKADFTAYLIKAISGGILPLLRQQFDSVSPREFDDFEDMYKLYEGGLKIPDIPALDELFKSFPPLRSIMPAGGDFLLKMPMPHVIKEDKLAWRTDEEFAREMLAGLNPHIITRLKVFPPRSTLEGYGDQTSKITVEHIQHNLGKLSVDKAIDAKRLFILDHHDNFMPHLLKINSLPNTFVYATRTLLFLQDDGTLKPIAIELSKPLLNDLGTKVVGADSKVYTPPSCGSESERAVQDTIWQLAKAYAAVNDSAWHGLISHWLHTHAVIEPFVIATNRQLSVTHPIHKLLQPHYRDTMTINALARQVLISAGGFFEMTVCPGEHALRISSEVYRNWNFTEQALPVDLIKRGVAKEDTESPCGVSLHIKDYPYAVDGLAVWSAIETWVDEYCRIYYPCDDVLRSDVELQAWWKEVREVGHGDIKDQPWWPKMTTVNELVRSCATIIWIASALHAAVNFGQYSYAGYLPNRPTVSRRQMPEPGTKEYKEVETDPDLAFIHTITSQLQSIIGVSVIEVLSNHSSDEVYLGQRDEPKWTSDVKAKKAFEDFSQKLIDIEKRIMNMNANRQLKNRNGPAKFPYMLLYPNTSDIDGESATGITAKGIPNSISI